The Ascidiaceihabitans donghaensis genome includes the window CCGCCTTGCCAGTCAAATCGGCTCTGGTTTGACAGGGGTTCTTTACGTTCTGGACGAACCTTCCATCGGCCTGCACCAACGCGACAACGACCGTCTGCTGGGCACGTTGAAAAATCTGCGCGATCAGGGCAACACGGTGATTGTGGTCGAACATGACGAGGAAGCCATCCGTGAAGCCGACTATGTTTTTGATATTGGTCCGGGCGCGGGGGTACACGGTGGTGAAGTCGTCGCACACGGCACACCCAAGAAGATTGCCGCCAACAAGAAGTCCATCACCGGCCAATATCTGACGGGTGTGCGCGAAATTCCTGTTCCGGCGGAACGGCGCAAGGGCAAGAAGAAGTCGGTCAAAGTCGTCAAAGCATCAGGTAACAATCTGCAAGACATCACAGTCGAGTTTCCGTTGGGCCAATTTGTATGTGTTACGGGCGTTTCCGGGGGCGGTAAGTCGACTTTGACCATCGAAACCTTGTTCAAGACGGCATCGATGCAATTGAACGGCGCGCGACAAACGCCAGCGCCCTGTGAGACCATCAAAGGGCTGGAGCTGCTCGACAAGGTGATCGACATCGACCAACGCCCCATCGGGCGCACGCCACGATCAAATCCCGCCACCTACACCGGCGCCTTCACGCCGATCCGCGATTGGTTTGCGGGACTGCCTGAATCCAAGGCCCGTGGCTATAAGCCGGGTCGTTTTTCATTCAACGTCAAAGGCGGGCGCTGCGAAGCGTGCCAAGGCGACGGTGTCATCAAGATCGAAATGCACTTCCTGCCGGATGTATATGTGGAATGTGAAACCTGCAAAGGGGCACGGTACAATCGCGAAACGCTTGAGATTAAATTCAAAGGCAAATCCATTGCAGACGTGCTGGATATGACTGTGGAAGATGCCCAAACGTTCTTTACCGCGGTGCCCAGCATTCGTGAAAAGATGGACGCCCTGATGCGGGTGGGATTGGGCTACATCAAAGTGGGACAGCAGGCGACGACCCTATCGGGCGGTGAAGCACAACGGGTGAAGTTGTCAAAAGAACTGGCAAAACGCTCGACTGGGCGTACGTTGTACATTCTGGACGAACCAACAACCGGCTTGCACTTTGAAGATGTGCGCAAGTTGCTTGAGGTGCTGCATGAGTTGGTGGATCAGGGCAATTCTGTCATTGTGATTGAACATAATCTGGACGTCGTAAAAACCGCCGACCATATCATCGACATCGGTCCCGAAGGTGGCGATGGCGGTGGAACGGTTGTGGCCGTTGGAACGCCCGAACACGTGGCAAGTGTCGCGGAAAGCCACACCGGTTATTATCTGAAGGATATGTTGAAACCGAAACGCGTCGCCGCAGAATAATGGCGATGCAGCAGGCGCGATGGGCAGGGCTGGGGTACCACCCTGTGCATTTCCTTAAAACCTGAGCGATTTTGTACAGTTTGTCGCATGGTTATAGTTTCCTGACCTCCTATCTGTATTTGAACAGACAAGGAGCAAACGAGATGACTGCGATCGCTGATATTCCTAAAGGCACGGTTTCCGGCTTTCTGAAGCGGTTCGTGTTTAGCATACCCATCCTTGGGCGTATGTTACACGAGGTCGCCTATGGTGATAAAGACAACATCTATTACTTCTTGTTTACCGTCTTCACTTTATGGCTGCTTGCGGTTTTGACATGGGGCTACGCCGCGTTCATCATTCCGGTGCTTATGGCAGTGCCTTCGATGTTTGTGGTGCTGATCCTGATCACGGTCGGTAAATAGATCAGGCGGCCAGCCTGAGCTGTGCCGCGGGCGCGATTGCTTGCGGCATCATTTGGCGCAGTGCGCGGGCTTCGCGTGATGTGATCATGGGTCTGGCCGATGAACCATAACTTGAGAAGTTCGACTTAAGTTCCGGAAACAAATTGTAAATTTCACTTTGGATTCCGCAGTCGAAGCCTTTCATGGTCATGGGGCCAGGCAGGTAACTTTCACAGGCGACACCGTTTGCTTCGATGACCTGGTGACGGGCAAACAGCATGTGGTGGTAGCAGACCTGATCCATATTACGCACGATTTGGACCGCGCCATCGTTGACCAGATCTTTGGCTTTGACCAAGACTTCATCCTCACCAAATAGCAATTCTGCCCAGCAGCCTTCGATCAATATGCGGTGTTGTGGCGACAACAGCAGCTGGCTGTCGGCTCCGAAAGAGCCAGCGGCAAAACGGATGGGGCGGAAGGCACCGGTGGCCTGCACACGGCGTTGGCCTAACCAGAGCACGGGTTGCAAACCGTCGTCGCGGGTCATAACGCGCGTACCCGCTGTGATGTCTTCGATCCGTTGCGGTCCGAATTCTGTCGTGATCCACGTACCAGATACAAAGCAGGGCACTTGTTCGATTTCCACCAGACCGTTGTCGGTGTTTCCGTTGGAATCTTCGATTGTGTAGTTGAAGTAGACGGTTTCTGCATCGCTGTCGCCAACCACTGTAAAGGTGCCGTCCGCATTCAGCGTGATCTGCTGGCCTGTGGCAAGGGTCACGGTGTCGCCTGCAACCACAGCTGTGCCGTTGATGTGCGTGATTGACAACGTGCCTGCAGTGGAGCTGTCGTTTGCCAGCACGTCCACTATTTTTGTGTCGTTGTTGCCCAAGGAAACGGAATCGTCGTCGGCGACGATCGTAGATTGGACAGAACCACCTGCGATCAGAAGGTTGGTGTCGTATTGGTTGTCCGCGACATCTGCGACGCCGATTTTCAGCGTGTTGGGCACGCCGGGGTTTACGGGCGCTACAAAGGTCAGTGTAACGGTAAATCCGTCCATTTCCGTGTTGAACTGGTCGGCTGTGTTGTCGTTGTACAGGTTCTGGGTGGTTCCGCCATTGATGTTGCCAATAGAGGCCGCGCCGTTGCCGATGCTGACAGTGGCTTCAACTCCATTGACCCAAACGCCGACAACGTCGTTGAACTGGGAATTTGCATATTCTGGGTATTCTTCGGAACTTAGCACAAAATCGATGGTGATTGTGTCGCCATCCGGGGTGAAGTTCACCTCTAGAAATGACGCGTCAAAAGTATTTGTCGGGGCAATGGAGTTGAAATCCGCGTCATTGTCCACGCCAGCTGTGTTCGTTGACGTGCCTGCGTTCTGGTTTGTGTTTGTGGTGCCGTCAGAGTTTGTAAAATCGGCAACATTCCCGGTCGACAGGATCACACCGGTGTCGCCGGGGGTCGCTTCGGCCGATACAGCATCCCCGTTCGAATAGGTGCCAGAGGAATTGGGATCGCCTGTGTAGGCCGCGGAGTTGACTGTCACTCCGTTTCCGAAAATTTCTGTCGCCATGTCATCCGCTGTCGCGGAAGTGTTAATTGGCAGCTCTGTTGCTGTCGCCATCTTTATCTCGTCTTTTTGAGCGCAAGGCTGGATGCGCCAAGACCAAGATATGAAGGATGAATGAGACCCGAATGGGCGACAAATGGGGTAATTTGTAGAAAATTGTCGAGGTATTGGACATAATCGTGTGAGATCACGGCGGCGTGATCCAAGCCCTAAAACAAAGGGTCTGCCGGCATATTTTTGCGAGCAGACCTTGATTGGTATTCAGACGTTTATTCAGTGGCGCCACGGGTTTGCCCTATTTGCGCACCCTGTCCATTGTCATCTGTAGCTGGCAGTAACTCCGCTGTTCGGGCCACAGGCCCTAGTCGCGACCGCGTCCTTCAAAACGTGGCAACATCGCACTAAAATCGCGCCCCATGCCGTCTTCCTCTTCGACGAACCGCTTGTACAGCGCCAAAGCCAATGCGCCCATGGGCGTGTCTGCATCCGCAGTTTCGGCAGCCTGTTGGCTTAATCCCAGGTCCTTCAACATCAGTTCGGCAGCAAATCCGGGGGTGTAGCCATTGTCAGACGGGCTTTGCGGGCCAACTCCGGGGGCAGGGCAATACGCGTTCATAGACCATGAATATCCCGAAGACGTCGACACAACGTCGAACATCTTTTGCCTTTCCAGCCCCAGCTTGTCCGCCAGCGCAAAAGCTTCACAGGTGGCAATCATCGTCGCCCCCAAGATCATGTTGTTGCAAATTTTGGCAGCTTGCCCTGCGCCAGCTTCGCCGCAATGCACGGCCTTTTGGCCCATGATGTCAAACAGTGGTGTGACCTTCAAAAAGCCCGCTTCAGTGCCGCCCGCCATAAACGTCAACGTGCCGCCAGACGCGCCACCGATGCCACCAGACACCGGCGCGTCCACGGCCATCAAACCTGCGTCCTGCGCCTGTTTGGCCACGGCGCGGGCACTGTCCACATCCACAGTTGAGCAATCTAATAGAACAGCACCGGATTTCATGGCTGGCACCAGTTCTTCCGCAACACTGCGCAAGATCGCACCGTTTGGCAGCATTGTGATCACCGCATCAGCGTCCGACGCGGCCTGCGCCGCTGAGCTTGCAACGCCAACACCGGCCGCAGACGTGCCTGCGGGATCAAACCCGGCAACATCAAAGCCAGCGCTTGCCAGGTTGGCCGCCATAGGTGCGCCCATGTTGCCAAGTCCGATAAATCCGATTTTCATTTGCGCTTCCTCTTTCAGTTTCAGGGCCTGTGCGCCTAAGGGTTGCAACATCTTGGACACGGCCATCGGCGGCACAACACCGTCTGCGAATTGCCATTTGGGTTGGCGATCCTTGTCGATAATCGCCGCACGGATGCCTTCCAGAAAGTCGCCGTGTTCCATGGCGCGGGCCGTAAAGCGGTATTCAAGGTCCAGCGCTTTGCCCATTGTCAAAGAAGGGCCACGCAAACGCGACAGAATTTCGATAGCACAGGCCATGGACAGCGGGCTGTTACGCTTCATCTGTTTCAGGGTGGCTTGGGCAAAATCGCTGGTGTCACTTTCCAAGGTGATCCAGATATCTCCAAGCGAGGCGCCGTGAAAGTGCCGGTTGATCGCGTCTTGATTGTTCTCGATAGGGCCAGAGGCCGGTACGTCTTGCGCTTTGATGTGGTCCACATCACCTGTCAGCTCAAGCGTTTTGATGGTGCTGTCCCAAGCCGCTTCGGGTAGGTAAATATCTGCAAACCCTGCGAAAATTGCATCCCCCGCATTCATACGCGCCGCCGTACAGCCCAGATATTCGCCCAATCGTCCGGGGGCGAGGGCCAGCATTAAAGACCCACCCACATCCGGCACCAGACCGATGCCAACTTCGGGCATGGCAATCTGGCTGGTGTCGCCGACGATCCGGTGTGATCCATGACAGCCAATCCCAACACCACCCCCCATGGTAAAACCTTGCAGGAAGCTGACGACAGGTTTGGAATACTCAAATATCTTGTTGTTCAGGCGGTATTCATCGGCCCAGAACTTTTGGCCATAGGCAAAATCACCTGCGCGGCCCGTGGCATATAAATCGGCAATATCTCCGCCCGAACAAAAAGCGCGCTCACCCATCGCGTCGATGACCACAAGCGCCACCGCCGGATCATCACGCCAAGCATCAAGGGCGGTCTCAATCGCCAGACACATGTCGTAAGTCATCGCATTCAACGCATCCGGGCGCTGCAATGTAATACGGCCCGCGCGCCCGGTGATGCGGATAGAGATATCAGTCATGCAGCGTCCTATCTATTCTTCAACATCTCACGCGCCACGATCACGCGCATGATCTCGTTTGTGCCTTCCAAGATCTGGTGCACGCGCAGATCGCGGACCAGTTTCTCGATGCCGTAGTCCGCGAGGTATCCGTAGCCGCCGTGCAATTGCAGGCATTGGTCGACGATCTTCGATCCGGCTTCGGTCACGAATTTCTTCGCCATCGCGCAGTATTTCGTGGCGTCCGGTGCGCCTTGATCCAGCTTCCATGCCGCTTGCCGCAGCAACACGCGGGCGGCGCTAAGTTCGATTTCCATGTCAGCAAGGCGCCATTGCAGCCCTTGGAACTGGTCGATGGATTTGCCAAAGGCTTTGCGTTCGCCCATGTAGTCCATCGTGGCGTTCAGAGCGGTCTGTGCGGCCCCCAAGGAACAGGCGGCGATATTCAGGCGGCCGCCGTCCAGTCCCATCATGGCGTATTTAAAGCCGTTGCCTTCTTCACCCACAAGGTTCTCAGACGCCACTTTGCAATCGTCAAACTGCACTTGGGCTGTGGGTTGGGATCGCCAGCCCATCTTGTCTTCAAGCGCGCCAAACGACAACCCCTCGGCGCCATCTTCAACGTACAATGTGGACACGCCCGATGGCCCGTCGTCACCGGTGCGCACCATGCAAACATAGGCATCCGAATAGCCACCACCCGAGATAAAGGCCTTGGTGCCGTTGACGGTGTACCCTTCGTTGGTGCGTGTTGCGCGGGTTTT containing:
- a CDS encoding acyl-CoA dehydrogenase family protein — translated: MDFALTEEQTAIFDMAYAFGQDAIAPNARQWEADETIPKTLWPQLGELGFAGLYVSEEGGGSGLSRLDATLVFEALSMACPSVAAFLSIHNMCAKMLDTFASDDMKARVMPDVLTMNTVLSYCLTEPGSGSDAAALKTRATRTNEGYTVNGTKAFISGGGYSDAYVCMVRTGDDGPSGVSTLYVEDGAEGLSFGALEDKMGWRSQPTAQVQFDDCKVASENLVGEEGNGFKYAMMGLDGGRLNIAACSLGAAQTALNATMDYMGERKAFGKSIDQFQGLQWRLADMEIELSAARVLLRQAAWKLDQGAPDATKYCAMAKKFVTEAGSKIVDQCLQLHGGYGYLADYGIEKLVRDLRVHQILEGTNEIMRVIVAREMLKNR
- a CDS encoding choice-of-anchor L domain-containing protein gives rise to the protein MATATELPINTSATADDMATEIFGNGVTVNSAAYTGDPNSSGTYSNGDAVSAEATPGDTGVILSTGNVADFTNSDGTTNTNQNAGTSTNTAGVDNDADFNSIAPTNTFDASFLEVNFTPDGDTITIDFVLSSEEYPEYANSQFNDVVGVWVNGVEATVSIGNGAASIGNINGGTTQNLYNDNTADQFNTEMDGFTVTLTFVAPVNPGVPNTLKIGVADVADNQYDTNLLIAGGSVQSTIVADDDSVSLGNNDTKIVDVLANDSSTAGTLSITHINGTAVVAGDTVTLATGQQITLNADGTFTVVGDSDAETVYFNYTIEDSNGNTDNGLVEIEQVPCFVSGTWITTEFGPQRIEDITAGTRVMTRDDGLQPVLWLGQRRVQATGAFRPIRFAAGSFGADSQLLLSPQHRILIEGCWAELLFGEDEVLVKAKDLVNDGAVQIVRNMDQVCYHHMLFARHQVIEANGVACESYLPGPMTMKGFDCGIQSEIYNLFPELKSNFSSYGSSARPMITSREARALRQMMPQAIAPAAQLRLAA
- the mmsB gene encoding 3-hydroxyisobutyrate dehydrogenase, whose product is MLQPLGAQALKLKEEAQMKIGFIGLGNMGAPMAANLASAGFDVAGFDPAGTSAAGVGVASSAAQAASDADAVITMLPNGAILRSVAEELVPAMKSGAVLLDCSTVDVDSARAVAKQAQDAGLMAVDAPVSGGIGGASGGTLTFMAGGTEAGFLKVTPLFDIMGQKAVHCGEAGAGQAAKICNNMILGATMIATCEAFALADKLGLERQKMFDVVSTSSGYSWSMNAYCPAPGVGPQSPSDNGYTPGFAAELMLKDLGLSQQAAETADADTPMGALALALYKRFVEEEDGMGRDFSAMLPRFEGRGRD